In Lycium ferocissimum isolate CSIRO_LF1 chromosome 3, AGI_CSIRO_Lferr_CH_V1, whole genome shotgun sequence, the genomic window tttgtgttgtgaaATCCAAGTCAgacttccatccatataagggaaaatttaatcccaaattttgaCGGACAAGATAAATTTAATCCCAAACTTTAACAAAGGATAAATTTTAACtataagggcctgtttggaaagccacctggtaattggaattggtgtaattactagggtagtaattacacaacctagtaattacacaacagtataattacaacgacctgtttgtttgtcataatgtaattacagtgtaattacaagcgtgttgtttggttgcacaagtgtaattacacagttaatttaatttaaaaaataaaatttaattaaaaatatttaaaattaatatttaaaaatatttgcctttataaatgatatgaaattagttatttaataagaCATtgctttttgaaaatatattaattaataatcatatatttgtaactaatattgtaaaaaataattgatatatatatatatatatatatatatatatatatatatatatatttcaaattaataatatttaattttaattaattataaaacttaaaagaagactttttttgtgagaacgtcatggattggacgtttgataaaaaaataatatttataaatataatgccataacattattcaaacgtttgacacaaaaaatccatcaaatgtaagtgaaaaataaacaacatgcaatgtgaaagctgttatatctcgtattttttgtacattgggatattttaagctaatcgcgataagtttaaggacaagactattttggaaaatgaggtagagacttttaacctccgatttttattaatgcacaaattgcttataaattttaattggtatggaaatattagtggatattagggattaattaaccatgattagattattaagtggggatttagatttaattattcataattagcattagtgggccgtgtggaccccacccatggcatgaccaaatttgattggctcaagccatgagtgggacacgTGTCCAGCTTGTAGGAATCATATTTAAACCAATTTGATGACTAAGAgctcatttcatcatcttccacAATATAGAAAATATCGAGATAGAGAGAAGatggctctcggccatggctgaacTTTAGCAAGCTCACAAACCTtgattaaaattaattttttccaaGGTGTTCTAAGTTAATTGAAGGTCATAAGAGTGGGAATTAGCCATTGGAGCAGCAAGAAGATGCAATGTTTTAATTCACTAAATTTCAGCCAAGTTGAGGAGCCAATTCgttaaggtaagaattgatcattttctatatgtttttaagggtggtttgaacgtgttgtaatTTGTAGATATGGATTGAATCcatgaaatcatgtatgttggtgttggaaagTTGTTCAAGCCGTAGAGGGGctgttttatttgaaattggtgaactgattttacttagtattttgattgttgttgttatggattttatgatgagaatgaaggtatttaatggttcaagttgaagttaaatttgtttgtgggctgttgtagaattTAGTGTGATGTTAATATGGTTTTCTTGCATTTAAATGGATGATGTTGTTATCGTGTGGTTGCTGGTGTAgctcatgaatttggatgaacaGAATGTGTGATAAACGTAGATGGGTTGTTTGGCATGTCCGTGGACGTTCGTGAAGTTATCGGGCATCCTTACGTTGCTAGTTAGGGGCTGtttaatgtgttgttgttgttgttcttgttgagcttggaagattaatggtaattaggattatatgttgtgttgtgtgttggttgggctgttttagatgaaaatgttatgactatggatcattaagagtaacttgaatatgtagtagtcgtatgtggattgttatcgaatgttgtgaatgtgggctgtttggaatgttgtgcgggctgtccggagtgttctcgagtcttgtctCGAATAgcctcggattagtacttgaacgtgtggttattgatgttggcttggttgttatgtaattggtttgaatataagggaaacatcgtctaattatctagaaaggagttactaacgttagaatacgttttgaatctccccgtagcattaaccatagttcttgacgtcttaatataggttgagatactattgggcagcgtatacgtgttgtgtggcgaataagcgctaaaggtatgtaaagctatcccttccttcttttggcatgtcttagacgtaagtgatgtgcgatatgagctttggggtaattctattcacaagtcccgagcatgatttatgattcttattcactccttgatgttagaactcttagagTAGTCGAGTTACTGCCCTCGAGTtttctatatgatcggatagtaaatgatacataaaagttcctattcttgaaagactctataatgactaatgtccttaactttcataaggttgtctcgtattaatttgatacatgtctatgatccctgagactttatttgatatagttcataataacattcaaagagtactgaacatgactatcgccctgatactcgagtgttaacTAGCCTACTTATCTActgagtctcaaatgatgatttaaatgcatatggttactcactactctgctcgtgcatactgttgttacatctttcaccgagtcccgggccgggtatgtattcgcgCACAGTTTcgctgcattgttcaccgagtccctcgttcgTAGGccggtatggtatatatatatgatgatacgatatgatgatggcaccgagtcccatatgGGGgggtatgatatacatgtatatgataccaccgagtccataatgggccggatatgatatatgatatgaaagaTGCGTACGATTTTACTCATAAGACACACGGTACGgtgattccttgattatcatacttgtctccggaatctttacttgatttatgatctttcttattgtatttcgtactttatatactcaagacatatcttgtcgaccccccctttcttcgaggccgcgtttcatgcccgtgcgTACGGAtactcgcttcggtgatccgcGCCCTTAAGGATTTCTATTCGCCTATCttgagtgctccattgtcccgaGCTCAGACTTTTGGTACGCATCCTTTtgacgtatatatatgtttatccacggcggggccctgtctcgtcatatgttactgttgatactatcagaggtctgtagacatatgtgtgggttatgtaAAGATGTCGTTCAGCTAtgttagcatgacttatgttttgagGCGTTCcctttcgtagtggcagcctttgCGCgcgcgtgtatatatatatatatatatatatatatatatatatatatatatatgttttgggatgtcaGTATGAGGTAACTTTGCTCATTGCTCGCGTGCGTGTATATAGTCGGGGCGTTCCATACACTACGTCCTTGTCGCACATGTATGATGTTATCTATTGATAGTTGTGACTCCACAAGAGACAaagtttttgatatatatatgcgacagttttgagacgatgTCTTGTCTTTTTTTATAAGTCCCTTATCATACTAGTTGTGGATTGATTACAGTTAACAGATATGTAtgcgagtgtccagctcgggcactagtcgcggcctacggggttgggtcgtgacaaaagcaaataacttaaaattgaaaatataacctaaattcaaaatacaaaagaaaaagtttaacataatactcttatgtcaaattcacagtaatttaagtaaataattcaaaagaaagggaaaatataagtctataacctcattcacaacgaaattctactttaataacgtcactcgttatatgtcaagtttgttaatgactcattctttccaatattagagatgtagtttcaaaaattagaataataacacggttatgctaaatgaataaaaaaaaatgagcaattacatggaaccacaagaagtaaagggtgggaatgagaagaaaggaaatgaaaaataaataatataaaaagaaaaatacattttaaaaaataaaaataattaaaaagaaaaaaacaagaaagaaattaaaataatagaaataaaaaattaattaaaaatcaaaagaaattaaaataatagaaaaaaaaattaaaaaagaaagaaagaaacaaactaaaaagtaaccatgtaattacagggtgtaattacacccaattctcagcccccccttgagaattggagagtgtaattacaccctctcaattacactcaattcccacctaactgggtaattacttggtcaaacaaataggctaaactgtgtaattacacttaattatacccaattccaattacctgggtggctttccaaacaggccctaaatcatacttggagggtaaatttaACCCTCCTTATAATCTAACATACAAAAATGCATATTAGGGGAGCATCAAACATAGTATAATAGCTCATATCTCTATTATCCCGCTTATAATAAACCTACATATATTTGTTTATAGACTTGCCGACCCTAAATTACTCTCTCTTCCAAAACCCTCATCCTAAAACCCTAGAGTTTTCTCTCTACCTTTTTCCAAACTAACAATGGAATTTTGGGGTAAGTACTATCTCTCAATTTATTTGCGTTTTTCTCTGTTTATCGTTTCATTATTTTGATAATCTGTATTGCTCAATCACTGTTtcgtttatattttgtttttttggtcCTTAATGTTAGATGTTATtgattgataatttttttcgtCGTTTTATTCTGCTTTTGATGTTTATGAGACATGTATTCGGTATTTGATGACTGAATGTCCATATTTGAATTTGGTACAAATATATGCACATTTCAATCCTTATCTGTCTGAGAGCAAATTCAAGTTatgttacctttttttttttttttttttgggttattcaaattattttgtgataGATTCCGGGACTAacaatttttttcatcattGACAATCAAATAGCTAGAAAATGTTTGTGCTGTAGTGCAATGCTCTgcttatatatgatatgttacaCTATGCTTTGGCATTGAAGCGGGTAGGTACATTatcctgattttttttttttgggtaaccTATGGTTCTTTAGTTGTAACCTAAGTTGTGCAGACTCATCACTTTCGGTGCTGCACCGTGTTGGATTCTCCAAAACTACACTACTTctagagtccgagcaacataggttttAACAATAAAAAAGATGGTTCTTTGGTGTTGGCCACtattactcggactcttcaaaaatgtcgacGGGTGTGTGTCGGATACTTCAAAAGTAGtatatttttggagaatccgacacgggtgcttcaccgaaagtgaagagtccgagcaacttaggtTGGCCATAGATTCTGTCATCACTCTGTACTTTTGGGTTCATTTTTCATGCCTCTATATAAGAGGGTATGGGAGGTATTTGATTTAGTTCTTTCGGAATCAGGGATTCTCTTGGAAACTCTGAAATGATGTCTCAAGTCTTCGCATGCTATACTTTGATGACCACGTGTCTTCTTGATATTATTATAGCTCAAGAACCAGGACATCAGAAGTTCTTTTGGATTTCATATGCAATTTGAATGTACCTTTGTGCCTCTACTTTTCTGTAATAACTGTAACGTAAAAATATCCTTCTTTTACGTGTGTTCTGCTTTGATACTTCATCCATAGTGTGTTTGTTTCCCTCTTTATATTGGAATTATACGGGGCAACTGTTCTAAATTTGCTTACATTTAGGTGCGGAGGTGAAAAGTGGTCAACCTTTATCTGTACAGCCCGGAGATGACATGGTTTTGCATCTTTCACAGGTATTTTAAGTTGTCACTCGAATTTGGTTGGCAAATTCATTTGCAATAGCTTGTACCTTGGTAGGCATCTCTTTTTAGTATTCTATCAATGTATTCTTTTTTCTAGGCATCTCTTGGTGAGGCGAAAAATGTTAAGGGATCAGAACCTGTATGCTTGTCTGTGACTATTGACGGAAAGAAGCTTGTTCTTGGAACACTCATCTCAGACAAGCTGCCTCAACAACAGTTTGACCTGGTGTTTGATAAAGAGTTTGAGCTATCACACAACTGGAAAAATGGTAGTGTCTACTTTTTTGGATACAAGGCTGCCAACCCATTCGAGGAATATCCTTTTCATTGTATGTTAACTTCTATCTCTTGTTGAAATGGACTTCACTATCTTCCTACAAGTCCCTTCCCTTGCATTAAAAGGAggtatatttttcaaattctttttttccttgACTACATTTCTGTGTGACACTGAggagaatgaagaagaagatgaagatggtAAGTAAAAATCTTCGTTGTTTGAGCATATTGAAGCTTCGATGGATTAGGCAATGGTGTAATTGATATTTTAATGTGTGCAGAGTCTGATGAGGAAATACCCCTTACTATTGCAAACGAAGGTAAAGAAATATCTATTATTTAGTCGTCCTCTTTAATCTACCATTCTTTTTAGTTCTAAAGTATTGCCTTCATGTCTAACAGGAAAGCCTGAAGCTAAGGCTGCTGCAAAGGATTCTGCTTCAGCTAAGCAGAAGGTGAAGATTGCGGAACCTAGTAAAGGTGCTAAGGCGGATGGTGGAGATGAGAGCAGTGATGGCGATGATTTGtctgatgatgaagatgattctGAGATGGGGGAGGTATGATTGTTTAATATATGCTCAATGCTTTATACTATTGTCATTAATATCTTATCATTAAAGGTTCTTGGATGTCTAGGGCAAGCACAAAAATCAGCTCGTAACTGTTTGAGTTTTTTCAACAATTTCCAGTCGTTTGAATTTGTTCTTCAACTGTGGTACTTTAGTGATCTTCAAAATGTCATTCTTTAAGATTTTGAGCTTCTTCAGCTTCATTAAAGTTGCTTTTGGACTTGGGTTTCGGAATAATATGATTTGCATTTGGTATTCAGAACAATGTGTGTGTTTTGATTTGGTTTAAAAGAACTGTGTTGAAAGCAAATTTTCAATAAGGGTGTGGGAAAACAATTGTTTGACAAAGATAGTGTGGGAAAACAATTGTTTGACAAAGATATCACTCGGACGTTAAATTAACAGATAATTGTTTTTGCCAAGATAACAGCAATCAAACTAATTATCAGATTGTTTATGTCTTGAATGCTATGTTGCTGTTTAAAATGCAGGACCCTGCATCTGAGTTGAGCTAATTCATCTTATGGTCCATGCAACTAATCTAACTTGTTCCTTTAGGGGTCTGAAGCATTAACCACAATGCACAGGAAGTTTCTTCTGTGTAATATATTTTCCATTGTTCTGTATTGCTGAGTATTCTCTCTATTCAGGATGAAGATGATAGTGATGAAGATCAATCTGATGAGAGTGAGGAGACACCAAAGAAGGTAGCTCGTAGTTATTGGCCTCTTCTCTTTTCTCCTGAATTTCTTGAGCAGGCAAGTGGGTTAACACTACTTGGTTCAATTTTGTTTTTAGGCTGAACCGAGCAAGAAAAGGCCTGCAGATTCAGCTACAAAATCACCTGCTCCTGATAAAAAGGCAAAATTTGTAACTCCTCAAAAGACTGGTAATTTTTTGTCCTTGGGTTATGCTTTCACTTAATGTTGGATATGGATTGTCTAATTTTGGACTGTCTGGTGTTTTCCTTTTGATTTGCGTGACAAAAATTAGACCAAGTACTTAATTTAAGTGTTGATTCCTTGGGAATAAAAAACTTGTTCTAATCttcattatttgaaaatgatatgaaatgcttgcAAAAGCAAGGGGCTCATTTTTTGCATCTCTACTCAAGTTAAATACGGCATTAAGTTATCTTGTTCCTGAGTATTTTCTTTTGGGCGGTTTAGATGGTAAGAAAGGTGCTGTCCATGTGGCAACCCCTCACCCCTCGAAACAGGCTGGTAAGACACCTGGAAACAAGCCAAACCAGGCTTCAAAATCTGGCGGATCTCTTGCCTGCAAGACATGCAACCGGTAACTTATAATGCAGCTTTAATTATGTTAGAAGCATTAGGTTGTTCCCTCGATTCATGTATTACTCCTTGCAGGACTTTTGGTTCTGAAAATGCTCTGGAATCTCACTCGAAAGCTAAGCACAGTGCTGGAAAGTAAATAGGAGTAGAAACGTGTATCTCGAGATTTGGTTTCGTTTTGTCAAACGTTGGAGGGAATGATAATCAGAAGAGAGTGTTAGCTTTAGAATATCTTTTGCTGGTTGACCCTAATGTAAAGCAAGC contains:
- the LOC132049601 gene encoding histone deacetylase HDT1-like isoform X2, which codes for MEFWGAEVKSGQPLSVQPGDDMVLHLSQASLGEAKNVKGSEPVCLSVTIDGKKLVLGTLISDKLPQQQFDLVFDKEFELSHNWKNGSVYFFGYKAANPFEDEENEEEDESDEEIPLTIANEGKPEAKAAAKDSASAKQKVKIAEPSKGAKADGGDESSDGDDLSDDEDDSEMGEDEDDSDEDQSDESEETPKKAEPSKKRPADSATKSPAPDKKAKFVTPQKTDGKKGAVHVATPHPSKQAGKTPGNKPNQASKSGGSLACKTCNRTFGSENALESHSKAKHSAGK
- the LOC132049601 gene encoding histone deacetylase HDT1-like isoform X1 — encoded protein: MEFWGAEVKSGQPLSVQPGDDMVLHLSQASLGEAKNVKGSEPVCLSVTIDGKKLVLGTLISDKLPQQQFDLVFDKEFELSHNWKNGSVYFFGYKAANPFEDEENEEEDEDESDEEIPLTIANEGKPEAKAAAKDSASAKQKVKIAEPSKGAKADGGDESSDGDDLSDDEDDSEMGEDEDDSDEDQSDESEETPKKAEPSKKRPADSATKSPAPDKKAKFVTPQKTDGKKGAVHVATPHPSKQAGKTPGNKPNQASKSGGSLACKTCNRTFGSENALESHSKAKHSAGK